The window CCGCGGCACCGCCCCGCCGACGACCTTGTCGACGAACTCGATGCCGGAGCCGCCCGGCAGCGGTTCGACCTCGATCTCGCAGATGGCGAACTGACCGTGCCCGCCGGACTGCTTGACGTGCCGGCCGCGTCCGCCCGACCTGTCCGCGAAGGTCTCGCGCAGGGACACCTTGTGCGGCACGACGTCGACCTGGACGCCGTAGCGGCTGCGCAGCCGTTCCAGGGCGACGTCGGCGTGCGCCTCGCCCAGGCACCACAGGACCACCTGGTGGGTGTCCTGGTTCTGTTCGAGCCGCATCGTCGGATCCTCGGCCACCAGCCGGGCCAGGCCCTGGGAGAGCTTGTCCTCGTCCGGCTTGCTGTGCGCCTGGATGGCCAGCGGCAGCAGCGGGTCGGGCATCTGCCACGGCTCCATGAGCAGCGGATCGTCCTTGGCGGACAGGGTGTCCCCGGTCTCGGCGCGGCTCAGCTTGGCCACACAGGCCAGGTCGCCCGCGATGACGTGCGACACCGGCCGCTGCTGCTTGCCGAAGGGGGTGGACAGGGCGCCGATCCGCTCGTCGACGTCGTGGTCCTCGTGGCCCCGGTCGGACAGTCCGTGCCCGGAGACGTGGACCGTCTGGTCGGCCCTGAGGGTGCCGGAGAACAGGCGGATCAGCGACAGCCGGCCGACGTAGGGGTCGGAGGAGGTCTTCACGACCTCCGCGACCAGCGGCGCGTCCGGGTCGCAGGGCCTGAGCTCGCGCGGCTTGCCGTCGATCGTGGTCACCCGCACCGTCTCGTGCTCCAGCGGCGTCGGGAAACCCCGCGTGATCAGCTCCAGCACCTCCACCGTGCCGAGCCCCTGCCGGCCGCCGTCGGACGCGGGGGCGGCGGCCAGGACGGGGAAGAAGACCCCGCGCGCGACGGCCCGCTCCAGGTCCTCGATCAGCGTCCCGACGTCGATCTGCTCCCCGCCGAGATAGCGGTCCATGAGGGTCTCGTCCTCGCTCTCCGAGATGATCCCCTCGATCAGCCGGTTGCGGGCCTCCTCGATCAGCGGCAGCTCGTCCTCGCCCGGCTCCGACTCCTTGCGCTCGCCGGTCGAGTAGTCGAACAGCTTCTGCGACAGCAGCCCGATCAGACCGGTCACGGGCGCGTGCCCGTCCGGTGCCTGCGGGCCGTGCAGGGGCAGGTATAGCGGCAGGACAGCGTCGGGGTCGTCCGCGCCGAAGGCCTCGGCGCAGATCCGCGTCATCTCCTCGAAGTCGGCGCGCGCCGCCTCCAGGTGCGTGACGACGATGGCCCGGGGCATGCCCACGGCCGCGCACTCCTCCCAGACCATGCGGGTCGAGCCGTCCACGCCGTCCGAGGCCGAGACGACGAAGAGGGCCGCGTCCGCCGCTCGCAGACCGGCCCTGAGCTCACCGACGAAGTCGGCGTATCCGGGGGTGTCGAGAACATTGACCTTGATGCCGTCCCATTCGACGGGCACCAGGGAGAGCTGTACCGAGCGCTGCTGCCGGTGCTCGATCTCGTCGTAGTCGGAGACGGTGCCGCCGTCCTCCACACGGCCCGCCCGGTTCACCGCCCCCGCTGTGAGCGCGAGGGCTTCCACCAACGTGGTCTTGCCCGATCCGGAGTGGCCGACCAGCACCACATTCCGTACGGACTGAGGGTGGTCGGCCGCTAGCGCCCTGCCGGCGGCCCCAGGGTGTGTCTGTCCTTTGTCGCCCATGATCCTGCCTCCCGTGCACGGTGAGGTCACTGTGGGCGCGGACACGCGGAATCCGCGTGCATGGCGGCTCCGGCGACGCCCGCGGTTATTCGAGCTTTCCACTCCCGTCACGGTGCGTCCATACGAAGGACGCGATCGCGCCGCCCACCAGCGCCGCGCCGGATCCACCGCAGGGGTCCGGGTGCCCGCCCCTCGGCCACGCGCGCGCGTGGCTACGATGGGCCAGCCGGTGGCCAGCAGGGGCCATGCGGCGACACCGACCCTCGGGAAGGCCATGCTGAACAAGTACGCGCGTGCATTCTTCACGCGTGTCCTCACACCGTTCGCCGCGTTTCTCATCCGGCTGGGCGTCAGCCCCGACGCCGTCACGCTCATCGGCACCGCCGGTGTGGTCGCGGGCGCGCTGGTCTTCTACCCCATGGGCGAGTTCTTCTGGGGCACGATCGTGATCACACTCTTCGTGTTCTCCGACCTCGTCGACGGCAACATGGCCCGCCAGCTCGGCCGCTCCAGCCGCTGGGGCGCCTTCCTGGACTCCACGCTCGACCGGGTCGCCGACGGCGCGATCTTCGCCGGCTTCATCCTCTGGTACGCCGGGGGCGGCGACGATCTCGTCCTGTGCGCCGTCTCGATCTTCTGCCTGGCCAGCGGCCAGGTGGTGTCGTACACCAAGGCCCGCGGCGAGTCGATCGGTCTGCCGGTCGCCGTCAACGGGCTCGTCGAGCGGGCCGAGCGGCTGGTGATCTCGCTGGTCGCGGCCGGGCTCGCGGGCCTGCACGGGTTCGGTGTGCCCGGCATCCAGTACCTGCTGCCCGTCGCCCTGTGGATCGTCGCCGTGGGCAGCCTCGTCACGCTGATCCAGCGGGTCGTCACGGTCCGCCGGGAGTCCGCCGAGGCCGAGGCCGCCGCGCAGGACAATGAGGGCAAGCAGCACAACGCCTCTCACGGGAGCGAGGCGGCCACGTGAGCGCACAGGACCGGCTGACGGACACGCTGTACGGCCTCGGCTGGAGCACCGTCAGGAAGCTCCCCGAGCCCGTCGCCGTACGGCTCGGGAACACCATCGCCGATCTCGCCTGGAAGCAGCGCGGCAAGGGCGTGCAACGCCTGGAGAGCAACTACG of the Streptomyces koelreuteriae genome contains:
- a CDS encoding elongation factor G-like protein EF-G2 gives rise to the protein MGDKGQTHPGAAGRALAADHPQSVRNVVLVGHSGSGKTTLVEALALTAGAVNRAGRVEDGGTVSDYDEIEHRQQRSVQLSLVPVEWDGIKVNVLDTPGYADFVGELRAGLRAADAALFVVSASDGVDGSTRMVWEECAAVGMPRAIVVTHLEAARADFEEMTRICAEAFGADDPDAVLPLYLPLHGPQAPDGHAPVTGLIGLLSQKLFDYSTGERKESEPGEDELPLIEEARNRLIEGIISESEDETLMDRYLGGEQIDVGTLIEDLERAVARGVFFPVLAAAPASDGGRQGLGTVEVLELITRGFPTPLEHETVRVTTIDGKPRELRPCDPDAPLVAEVVKTSSDPYVGRLSLIRLFSGTLRADQTVHVSGHGLSDRGHEDHDVDERIGALSTPFGKQQRPVSHVIAGDLACVAKLSRAETGDTLSAKDDPLLMEPWQMPDPLLPLAIQAHSKPDEDKLSQGLARLVAEDPTMRLEQNQDTHQVVLWCLGEAHADVALERLRSRYGVQVDVVPHKVSLRETFADRSGGRGRHVKQSGGHGQFAICEIEVEPLPGGSGIEFVDKVVGGAVPRQFIPSVEKGVRSQAAKGVAAGHPLIDVRVTLLDGKAHSVDSSDAAFQTAGALALREAASEARIHLLEPVAEVSVLVGDDFVGAVMSDLSGRRGRVLGTEQTPGGRTVIRAEVPEIEIGRYSVDLRSLSHGTARFSRRYARHEPMPPQVAERVREEARKAS
- the pgsA gene encoding phosphatidylinositol phosphate synthase encodes the protein MGQPVASRGHAATPTLGKAMLNKYARAFFTRVLTPFAAFLIRLGVSPDAVTLIGTAGVVAGALVFYPMGEFFWGTIVITLFVFSDLVDGNMARQLGRSSRWGAFLDSTLDRVADGAIFAGFILWYAGGGDDLVLCAVSIFCLASGQVVSYTKARGESIGLPVAVNGLVERAERLVISLVAAGLAGLHGFGVPGIQYLLPVALWIVAVGSLVTLIQRVVTVRRESAEAEAAAQDNEGKQHNASHGSEAAT